Proteins co-encoded in one Aminivibrio pyruvatiphilus genomic window:
- a CDS encoding GntR family transcriptional regulator: protein MITLELLEKECGETVRDWTFRTILHNLVNLVLPPGSAVSENDVASSLGISRTPVRETFIRLAQDGLLDVYPQKGTYVSLVDEQRVEEGRYMRLCLETHTMELACEVRSSEDLVALEANLQLQRLAVNERNPSRFFSLDGDFHRLVFVTCGKERIWEAIRKMSSHFDRVRMLSLHATNWDKIIAQHRFLLDVIGNRNHWKAREAVNEHLTKVNYDLGKLRREYPSYFRTTQGR from the coding sequence ATGATCACTCTTGAACTTCTGGAAAAGGAATGCGGCGAGACCGTACGGGACTGGACGTTCCGCACCATTCTCCACAACCTGGTGAACCTCGTGCTTCCTCCGGGTTCCGCAGTGTCGGAGAATGACGTCGCTTCCTCTCTGGGCATCAGTCGGACTCCCGTGAGAGAAACCTTCATCCGCCTTGCCCAGGACGGTCTGCTCGATGTCTACCCCCAGAAGGGGACCTACGTCTCCCTGGTGGACGAACAGAGGGTGGAGGAAGGGAGATATATGAGGTTGTGCCTGGAAACACATACCATGGAACTTGCCTGCGAGGTCCGGTCTTCCGAAGACCTGGTAGCCCTCGAGGCGAACCTTCAGCTCCAGCGGCTCGCCGTGAACGAGAGGAACCCCTCACGGTTCTTTTCCCTGGACGGGGATTTTCACAGGCTCGTGTTCGTCACTTGCGGCAAGGAAAGGATCTGGGAAGCCATCCGGAAAATGAGTTCTCATTTCGACAGGGTGCGGATGCTCAGTCTTCACGCCACCAACTGGGATAAAATCATTGCCCAGCACCGATTCCTCCTCGATGTGATAGGCAACAGAAACCACTGGAAGGCCCGCGAGGCTGTGAACGAGCATCTGACCAAGGTGAACTACGATCTCGGGAAACTCCGCAGGGAGTATCCTTCCTACTTCAGGACCACCCAGGGGAGGTGA